In the genome of Coraliomargarita algicola, one region contains:
- the ribB gene encoding 3,4-dihydroxy-2-butanone-4-phosphate synthase, with translation MSTVPNLDSPFDSIESAIADIAAGKMVIVTDDESRENEGDLVMAAEKVTPQAVNQMIMHARGLICVPMLSHQLRRLGINRMASENRESHQTDFTISVDAAEGITTGISAYDRAETIRILGDPKSHQDMLVQPGHVFPLRAKPGGVLQRAGHTEAAVDLVQLAGLNPAGVICEILNEEGASARLPYLIEYKKKHNLKLICIADLIEYRHTRDKLIEHVLTKPFESEFGTFDLHIFRSILDNRQHLALSMGELSEAPTLVRVQSENLLGDIFRSKTLGGYNSLNAAMERIAHEGHGVLLYIEQPQGGIRVIESSDKTAIKDVGPTKMDFRDYGIGAQILVELGLKQIRLMSSTQRKVVGIDGYDLEIIEQIDI, from the coding sequence ATGAGCACAGTACCTAATTTAGACAGCCCTTTCGATAGCATTGAATCCGCGATCGCCGATATCGCCGCCGGTAAAATGGTCATCGTAACCGATGACGAGTCCCGCGAAAACGAGGGTGACCTCGTAATGGCTGCCGAAAAAGTCACACCACAAGCGGTCAATCAAATGATCATGCACGCTCGCGGATTGATCTGCGTGCCCATGCTCTCGCATCAGTTGCGCCGCCTCGGGATCAACCGTATGGCCTCGGAAAACCGCGAGTCGCACCAGACCGACTTCACCATCTCCGTCGATGCCGCCGAAGGCATCACCACAGGCATCAGCGCCTATGATCGCGCCGAGACTATCCGCATTCTCGGCGATCCAAAATCCCACCAGGACATGCTGGTGCAACCTGGCCACGTGTTTCCACTGCGTGCCAAGCCAGGCGGCGTCCTGCAACGCGCTGGCCACACCGAGGCCGCGGTCGACCTCGTACAACTTGCTGGTCTGAATCCTGCAGGCGTCATTTGCGAAATTTTAAATGAAGAGGGCGCCTCCGCTCGCTTGCCCTACCTGATCGAGTATAAAAAGAAGCATAACTTAAAGCTCATCTGCATCGCAGATCTCATTGAGTATCGTCACACTCGCGACAAACTCATCGAACACGTGCTCACCAAGCCATTCGAGTCCGAATTCGGCACTTTTGATCTACACATTTTCCGCAGCATCCTGGACAACCGCCAACACCTCGCACTCAGCATGGGCGAGCTCAGCGAAGCGCCCACCCTGGTGCGCGTTCAGAGTGAGAACCTGCTCGGTGATATCTTTCGCTCCAAAACGCTCGGCGGCTACAACTCACTTAATGCCGCAATGGAACGCATCGCACACGAAGGCCACGGCGTGCTTCTCTACATCGAACAACCACAAGGCGGTATTCGTGTCATCGAAAGCAGCGACAAAACCGCCATCAAAGATGTGGGGCCCACAAAGATGGACTTTCGTGACTACGGTATCGGTGCCCAAATTCTGGTCGAACTAGGCCTCAAGCAAATTCGCCTCATGTCCAGCACTCAGCGCAAAGTCGTCGGCATTGACGGCTACGATCTGGAAATAATCGAACAAATCGACATCTAA
- the argH gene encoding argininosuccinate lyase codes for MAEGKKQATWGGRFSEGPAELMLRIGESVSFDQRLAPFDVQGSKAQAAMLAHVGIITDEERDAIQAGLDAILAKVEAGEFFWDPELEDVHMNIEQALTQEVPAAAKLHTARSRNDQVATDMRLWFKYACDEVDASLAAVIASLVDLAERTQTVIIPGYTHLQRAQPVSMAHHLLAYVEMFARDRTRIAAVKEQANVCPLGSGAIAGTTLPIDREFVAKELGFVDAQGRPQVTQNSMDAVSDRDSFIQFASACASIGVHLSRLAEDFILWSSAEFGFVKLPDAFTTGSSLMPQKKNPDAFELIRGKSARLTGNLQMLLTMVKGLPLTYNRDLQEDKPPVFDSFDQTVLILDCVAACLPGVQADAKRCAAAVADPALLATDVVDYLVKKAVPFREAHHVVGALVGLSEQLETPLNELPYEEVAKIHAALGADWVDAFDLSKALAARDKPGMPGPDQVAARIAHWRQK; via the coding sequence ATGGCAGAAGGAAAAAAGCAAGCGACCTGGGGCGGACGGTTCTCCGAAGGCCCCGCAGAATTGATGCTCCGCATCGGTGAATCCGTATCATTTGATCAACGGCTGGCTCCGTTTGATGTGCAAGGCAGTAAAGCGCAAGCAGCCATGCTGGCGCATGTCGGCATTATTACAGATGAAGAGCGCGACGCGATTCAGGCTGGGCTTGACGCCATTTTGGCCAAAGTCGAGGCCGGAGAGTTTTTCTGGGACCCTGAGCTGGAGGATGTCCACATGAACATCGAGCAAGCGCTAACACAGGAGGTGCCGGCGGCCGCCAAACTACATACGGCACGTAGTCGCAACGACCAAGTGGCGACTGATATGCGGCTGTGGTTTAAGTATGCCTGTGATGAGGTGGACGCCTCTTTGGCTGCAGTGATCGCTTCTTTGGTCGATCTTGCTGAGAGAACACAGACGGTCATTATTCCGGGGTATACTCATTTACAACGTGCGCAACCCGTGTCGATGGCGCATCATCTATTGGCCTATGTGGAAATGTTTGCGCGTGACCGCACTCGCATCGCGGCGGTTAAAGAACAGGCGAATGTCTGCCCACTAGGTTCGGGTGCGATTGCGGGCACCACATTGCCCATCGATCGTGAGTTTGTGGCCAAAGAACTTGGTTTCGTTGACGCACAGGGCCGGCCACAGGTCACCCAGAACAGTATGGATGCCGTGAGCGATCGCGATAGCTTTATTCAATTTGCTTCTGCCTGTGCCTCGATCGGTGTGCATCTTTCACGTCTTGCTGAAGATTTTATCTTGTGGAGTAGCGCGGAGTTCGGATTTGTTAAATTGCCAGATGCATTCACGACCGGTTCTAGCTTGATGCCGCAGAAAAAGAATCCCGATGCCTTTGAGTTGATTCGTGGTAAATCAGCACGTTTGACCGGGAATTTGCAAATGCTGCTGACCATGGTTAAAGGTCTGCCCTTGACCTATAACCGCGACCTGCAAGAGGACAAGCCGCCAGTCTTTGATAGTTTTGATCAAACCGTATTGATCCTCGACTGTGTGGCCGCCTGCTTGCCGGGGGTTCAAGCAGATGCCAAGCGTTGTGCAGCTGCAGTGGCCGACCCTGCATTACTGGCGACCGATGTTGTGGATTATTTAGTCAAAAAGGCGGTGCCATTTCGCGAAGCACATCATGTGGTGGGTGCCTTAGTCGGGCTTTCTGAGCAGTTGGAAACGCCACTGAATGAACTGCCTTACGAAGAGGTAGCGAAGATTCACGCTGCACTCGGTGCGGACTGGGTGGATGCCTTTGATTTAAGTAAAGCACTCGCTGCGCGTGATAAGCCCGGTATGCCGGGGCCCGATCAAGTTGCTGCGCGTATCGCGCATTGGCGGCAGAAGTAG
- a CDS encoding CvfB family protein, which yields MANIGRYNTLTVLEKSDHGLYLDGGPHDKILMPTRYVTPDMSIGSEVEVFVYNDSEDRLVATTEKPYAQAGEFAYLEVISVHPTAGAFLDWGLSKDLLLPYREQGNTHFTEGDGAIVAVYVDEYTNRVVASTRLHNHLPAEKPPYEVGDAVHVLIYGDSPLGFKSIIDKRYRGLLYHQETSDQLEPGDQFTGYIKKVHNDGKIDLRRDPSGYGRVDGVSQIILEKLEAAGGAMPFNDKSTPEAIRATFDTSKKAFKQGLGRLYKQRRILITENGIELVNE from the coding sequence ATGGCAAACATCGGCAGATACAACACACTTACCGTGCTCGAGAAAAGCGACCACGGCCTCTACCTCGACGGCGGACCGCATGACAAAATCCTCATGCCCACACGCTACGTCACACCGGACATGAGCATCGGCAGCGAAGTCGAGGTATTCGTCTATAACGATTCGGAAGATCGCTTGGTCGCGACCACGGAAAAGCCCTACGCTCAAGCTGGCGAGTTTGCCTATCTTGAAGTGATCAGCGTGCACCCCACCGCAGGTGCCTTTCTCGACTGGGGTTTGAGCAAAGACCTCCTGCTCCCCTATCGCGAGCAAGGCAACACCCACTTCACTGAAGGCGACGGTGCCATTGTTGCCGTCTATGTCGACGAATATACTAATCGCGTAGTCGCCTCCACTCGCCTGCATAACCACCTGCCGGCTGAAAAACCACCTTACGAAGTCGGCGATGCCGTACACGTGCTGATTTACGGCGACTCGCCGCTCGGTTTCAAATCCATCATTGATAAACGCTACCGCGGCCTGCTCTACCACCAAGAGACCTCCGACCAACTCGAACCCGGCGACCAATTCACTGGCTATATTAAAAAGGTTCACAACGACGGTAAGATTGACCTCCGTCGCGATCCCTCCGGCTACGGCCGAGTGGACGGCGTCAGTCAGATCATCCTCGAAAAGCTTGAAGCTGCCGGTGGTGCAATGCCTTTCAACGACAAGAGCACTCCCGAAGCCATCCGCGCCACCTTCGACACGAGCAAAAAGGCTTTCAAACAAGGGCTAGGCAGACTGTATAAACAGCGCCGTATTCTCATCACAGAAAACGGCATCGAGTTGGTCAACGAATAA